A part of Streptomyces sp. NBC_01235 genomic DNA contains:
- a CDS encoding SDR family NAD(P)-dependent oxidoreductase yields MNAGPETRGRGTGGRDAKSIAPADLFDLSGKVALVTGGSRGLGLEMVRAFATAGADVVIASRKLDACETVAAEVRALGRRALPVTAHVGHWDDLGRLADTAYEEFGQVDILVNNAGMSPLAPSSAETGEELFDKVIGVNFKGPFRLASLVGQRMADGGGGSIINVSSSGALLPQPRFGPYAGAKAALNTLTTVFALEFGPTVRVNTISAGPFLTDISKSWSPEKRQNTRSAIGRPGRPQEIISTALYLASDASSYTTGSLIRVDGGLY; encoded by the coding sequence ATGAACGCCGGGCCTGAGACGCGGGGGCGTGGGACGGGCGGGCGTGACGCCAAGTCCATCGCGCCGGCGGACCTGTTCGACCTGTCCGGCAAGGTCGCGCTGGTCACCGGCGGCAGCCGGGGCCTGGGCCTGGAGATGGTGCGGGCCTTCGCCACGGCGGGCGCGGACGTGGTGATCGCCAGCCGCAAGCTCGACGCCTGTGAGACGGTCGCCGCGGAGGTTCGCGCGCTGGGCCGACGAGCGTTGCCGGTCACCGCCCACGTGGGTCACTGGGACGACCTCGGCCGCCTCGCCGACACCGCGTACGAGGAGTTCGGACAGGTCGATATTTTGGTCAACAACGCGGGTATGTCGCCGCTGGCGCCGTCGTCGGCGGAGACCGGCGAAGAGCTGTTCGACAAGGTGATCGGGGTCAACTTCAAGGGCCCGTTCCGGCTCGCCTCACTGGTCGGGCAGCGGATGGCCGACGGGGGCGGGGGTTCGATCATCAACGTCTCCTCCTCGGGAGCGCTGCTGCCCCAGCCGCGGTTCGGCCCGTACGCCGGGGCCAAGGCCGCGCTCAACACGCTGACGACCGTCTTCGCCCTGGAGTTCGGTCCGACGGTGCGGGTCAACACCATCTCGGCGGGTCCCTTCCTCACCGACATCTCCAAGTCCTGGTCGCCGGAGAAGCGGCAGAACACGCGCAGCGCGATCGGCCGGCCCGGGCGCCCGCAGGAGATCATCAGCACCGCGCTGTACCTGGCCAGTGACGCCTCCAGCTACACCACGGGGTCGCTGATCCGGGTGGACGGCGGGCTGTACTAG
- a CDS encoding phosphotransferase family protein, protein MSVVANDQELVRELTQRTARAVREWTPGATVDGVEPLAGGTSSLTYVAALSGVPDGHERVVLKVAPPGLEPVRNRDVLRQARLMAALAGQPGVRVPRVLFHDAGAPVAIQPFVAMELVPGQCVEPVLVPRGTLPAGQVRSRALDAARMLADLHRVDPLRTPLAAEPVVTLGAEIDRWTRAFTTVPEDLRNGHEALARRLHATMPAALTPVFTHGDYRLGNTLCEAESVTAIIDWEIWSLGDPRVDMTWLTFFTDEARHPASPSDEPTGMPGKAELIDAYQQARGEPLRDLPWFEALTKYKESAATALLIKRGRKAGRLTDMHRRMLPALPVLMAEATELLT, encoded by the coding sequence ATGAGCGTCGTCGCCAACGACCAGGAGCTGGTGCGGGAGCTGACGCAACGCACGGCCCGCGCCGTGCGGGAGTGGACCCCCGGGGCCACGGTCGACGGCGTCGAGCCGCTCGCCGGCGGCACGTCGAGCCTGACGTACGTCGCCGCACTGTCGGGTGTCCCGGACGGCCACGAGCGCGTCGTCCTCAAGGTCGCCCCGCCCGGCCTCGAACCGGTCCGCAACCGGGACGTGCTGCGTCAGGCCCGGCTCATGGCGGCCTTGGCGGGGCAGCCCGGGGTGCGGGTGCCGCGGGTGCTCTTCCACGACGCGGGGGCGCCTGTGGCGATCCAGCCGTTCGTGGCGATGGAACTGGTGCCGGGACAGTGCGTGGAACCGGTCCTCGTGCCGCGCGGCACCCTGCCCGCCGGCCAGGTGCGCTCCCGTGCCCTGGACGCGGCCCGGATGCTCGCCGACCTGCACCGCGTGGATCCGCTGCGGACGCCGCTGGCGGCGGAGCCGGTCGTCACGCTCGGCGCCGAGATCGACCGCTGGACACGGGCGTTCACGACCGTCCCCGAGGACCTGCGCAACGGTCACGAGGCGCTCGCGCGGCGGCTGCACGCCACGATGCCCGCCGCGCTGACGCCCGTCTTCACACACGGCGACTACCGGCTCGGGAACACGCTGTGCGAGGCGGAATCGGTCACGGCGATCATCGACTGGGAGATCTGGTCGCTCGGCGATCCCCGGGTCGACATGACCTGGCTGACCTTCTTCACCGATGAGGCGCGGCACCCGGCATCCCCGTCGGACGAGCCGACCGGGATGCCCGGCAAGGCCGAACTCATCGACGCCTACCAGCAGGCGCGGGGCGAACCGCTGCGCGATCTGCCGTGGTTCGAGGCGCTGACCAAGTACAAGGAGTCCGCCGCGACCGCGCTGCTGATCAAACGAGGCCGCAAGGCGGGGCGGCTGACCGACATGCACCGGCGCATGCTGCCCGCGCTGCCGGTGCTGATGGCCGAGGCGACGGAGTTGCTCACCTGA